A window of Onychostoma macrolepis isolate SWU-2019 chromosome 24, ASM1243209v1, whole genome shotgun sequence genomic DNA:
ctttctctctctggaaGGAGTTTGGGAGTGTTTGGAGCTGAAGGCTGCAGTCTGGATGATATTTTAATGGTTCGTCTGTTCATGCGGCTTTGAACTCCAGCCGCCGGAGTTTCCTGCAGAGAGAAATCCCACTTCACAACTTCCACAACCCACAacttttacacacacaagggTGATACATTACGGCCttaatctttcaaaaacataggttaaaaatatgaataacgGAAAGAGACACCTCGTTCGCAGGTTTGAATCTATTATTTGAAGTTTGAAGGCATTTGCGGAAGGCCTGAGTGCGCAGAGCATGTGgcttgattaaaataaataaataaagatagaaATAAAGAAGAAGAATAACAACAAGATACTTGGAAGAAAGTTTCtcgtttaaaatatttaatgtaaatgtcaaaGCAAATATTAAATTCCAACAACAGTAcaacaaaagtgttttgcataaGCAAGATCTGTGACTTTCTCAGACATCTCTCAAAGtgaaaacttcatttaaaagatGCATGTAAAGAACGTCAAACAAACATGATATGCCAACTGCTAAAGCATGCGGAAACTTTATGCATTAGTGCCGCTGCCCGATCCTACATTGCATTTAATATCTATATAAACAaatatctttatatttattattttgtaccgTTGAAAATGttgtgcattatttttatttatttatttatttattttaaagatgcaAATAGCATGCCAGTGCTAAGAAATGTACGATTTCAACTTAAGGCATGAATATTGCTAGGTGCATTTTTTCCTCGTACacgtttataataaaaaaaaaacgcagGTGAagcatatcattttttttttttttttttacacattatttGATTTTTCAGGATGAAATGCACGATTCCCATGCCATGTAAGAACAGGCTACACCATATCACATTTTAGCCAGTGTTTACTAGATGCGCGCCAGGTTCTTCTCAGAGCACCAGGCTTCCACATAAGTAGGCCAAACGTGGAAGTACTCCGTCTAGGACAAAAGCTATTATTCGGCCATGCATTCACTAAACTCTGTTTTCTGAATTTCAACATCGAGAGCAAAATCACAGTCAGCAACCTCCCTACAATCCCATAGATTGATGATGTAAACCGACCAATCGCACTGATGCTGAGGCATGGCGGGCTGTTATTTGGTGAGTGAATGTTAGTAGGGGGAGAGCGCCCTCTCCAATGATGGTCCAAGCACGGGGTCACGTGCTGCCCCCCTCCTTCCCCATTCATCAGGGGTGGACTGTGTTGTCTTTTCAATTCATTTATCTGCAGGAATGATTGCGACTATCAGTCTGAAGCTCACCGCCTGACTGAGGAGGTGAAAGTTGCGCCACAGGAAGATAAACCGCAAAAGACAATATTGCACATGATTTGCGTGCGCATCGGATGAGCAGGAGAGGGAAATTCCTCTCCACTAAAAGTAAATAGGAATAGGGGATCGGAGTTCGCCTCGCACAGACTCAAGTCAGAGAAATAGCAAGCAGAGACAGTTGCTAGAGATTCTTCCTCTCTCAGTCTCCTCCGCTGCAGACTGAAGATGCTCTTGGACGCAGGACCACAGTATCCCACCATTGGAGTGACTACTTTCGGCTCCACCAGACATCACTCAACAGGCGAAGTTACAGACAGAGAAGTAGCTTTGGGTATCAATCCGTTCGCCGACGGTATGGGCGCTTTCAAAATCAACCACAGCTCCCACGACCTCGGCTCTGGGCAAACGGCGTTTTCCTCGCAAGCGCCCGGCTACGCCGCCGCCGCTGCCCTGGGACACCATCATCACCCCACTCATGTCAGCTCGTACTCCACCGCCGCCTTCAACTCCACTCGGGACTTTCTCTTTCGCAATCGGGGCTTCGGAGACGCCACGAGCGCGCAGCACAGTCTATTCGCCTCCGCCGCTGGAAGTTTCGCCGGACCACATGGACACTCTGACGCCGCTGGGCACCTGCTCTTCCCGGGACTGCACGAGCAAGCGGCCACGCACGCGTCCTCCAACGTGGTGAACAGTCAGATGCGCCTGGGCTTTTCCGGGGACATGTACGGCAGGGCCGAGCAATACGGTCACGTCGCGAGCCCCAGGTCCGAGCACTACGCCTCAACGCAGTTGCACGGCTATGGCCCCATGAACATGAATATGGCTGCCCATCACGGGGCAGGGGCCTTCTTTCGCTACATGAGACAGCCCATAAAGCAAGAGCTCATCTGCAAATGGGTCGAACCAGAGCAGCTGACTAATCCGAAAAAGTCCTGCAACAAAACTTTCAGCACCATGCACGAGCTCGTGACCCACCTGACGGTGGAGCACGTTGGGGGACCGGAGCAGTCGAATCACATTTGCTTTTGGGAAGAATGTCCCCGGGAAGGGAAACCGTTTAAAGCAAAGTATAAACTTGTGAATCACATCAGAGTGCACACCGGAGAAAAACCGTTTCCGTGTCCGTTCCCCGGCTGTGGAAAAGTATTTGCCCGATCGGAAAATCTGAAAATCCATAAAAGAACACACACCGGTAAGAAATGCATTTTCCCCTCGTGTATATTCATTGCTATGTTACTgataacattttgtgtgtatatgttgtAATTATGGGACTTAAAATGGCAAGCaaaaaatgctaatattattttgtaattgtttcATTATTTGCTTCTTTGTCCTATCGATAGTTTTCATGCCAGCACAATTTCGGTACgcgaattattatttatataagatATAGGTCATATAATATCTAACAAATTAAACATGTAGGACTACAGCACCATTGCAAAATAACGCAAACAATTTGGGTGAAATttaaagatatatttttattttatttttattttttttgtgagtcTTGTTTCGTAGTGGAATATGgacagaaactttttttttttttttttttttagcgcgTTTATATTTGCTCACATTTATTTGCCGTATTTATGTACCTCCAAATGTAacacattttacttaaaataaaaaaataaaaaataaacatgtgctGGCCTCTTAAAATGCGTATTTTGAGAgatgtttgttctgtttttgttaGGTGAAAAACCTTTCAAGTGTGAGTTTGAAGGCTGTGACAGACGCTTTGCGAACAGCAGTGATCGCAAGAAACACATGCACGTCCATACTTCTGACAAACCGTATCTCTGCAAAATGTGTGATAAATCCTACACACATCCCAGCTCCCTCCGGAAACACATGAAGGTAACAACATTACcgtgcattatttttttcatctacattacttaatgtttttttttttttctttactcttCCATTATTTGTCTTGAAAAATAACGCTTTTTAcagtttacttttatttatggCCTCTTatgcaatgtttttaatgtgttgaaTAATGTTGTTATATGCATCAAAATGATATGTGATTTTGATATAAAAGCTAACGCTAAATACCGCCATTATCTAAACATAAAGCTAAATACAATCTGACAGAATCTATACTATTGACAGGCGCAATCGGTTGGTACAGTTTGAGATTCGAAATTATGAGGCACGTGCGAAAGTATAGTTTCATGTACACTGATTTATGTTTGTCTTGGACTCAGGTTCACGAGTCGTCGTCTCAAGGATCCCAACCCTCCCCGGCAGCCAGCTCCGGCTACGAGTCCTCCACGCCGCCCACCATCGTGTCCCCTTCCACAGAAAACCAGAGCAGCAGTTCCATATCACCAGCATCATCCACAGTTCACCACACGAGCAGCCACAGCACCCTTTCGTCAAATTTTAATGAATGGTacgtgtaaatattttcaaaagacTGCAGAATTAAGACTGCTTTGGAACCAAGACTCAAAAGTCAGCCTATTCTCGCGTGGacctacatacacacacaatgtgAAGAATCTGAAAGGTTTTCTGAAACCGCTGTCTAGAGAGAGCAGTGCATGGACGGGGTGTGCAACGCTCTTGACAGCCTTTTTCCGATTTTTGTCCTCCATttcttttgctctttttttctttctttttttttttcgtcatATTTTCGGAAGACTGCACAGAGAACTCCAATTGCATGCTACCAGCAGGTCACagcctgtttattttttttatttttattttttttaaattttgtacaTAAAGATTCACctagtttaaaatgtaatattttattttgtaaatagtCATAATACAGTTTAAGggaatttgtgaaaaaaaaaaaatgtggtcCCTAGATATATGGAAAATGAAATGGTTTTACGAATATTGCGATGAATAGTCTTGACTGAAAAGAATGTTATAGTTTATGTGTACCAAATGTGAATTACCCAGTATTACCACAGTCTACACGTTTACCTAACCGATTAGTATTAATGTGCTTTTGTATCCAGTGCAACATTTCGTCTCCAGTCCAGTCTGAGTAGCACACAGTTGTTGTTATTTAATGTCATGTCGATAAACCGTGTAGTGAAAGCCTGAAGCTCCGTGTCAATCTTGTTTATGTaagtgataaaatataaaactatctGTCTATTGCATTGGCAATTGCAAGAAATTATTACTTGTATATAACTCAATTTTCCATATTTATCCGCATGTAAAGGACCGGTAACATGTTAGAGATAATCGGTATTTATGGAAAATGCGTTCGTAGGGTATGTAAAATTTAgtttacaaaataatgtttGGTTACTTTTCGTACAATATTAAAGAATTAAACGTACAACAAAAAATGTCTTCAATACTTTATTTCTCGACTGTGATTTAAACAATTGAATTGGAGGTTGAGAAATACCAACGACGAAACTCCACAAGTTAAcctatttattatttctatttatttatcatttcgAAATAAACTGAGTCtaaattaaatcattacatAACTACAACAACAATAACCCCTGGTGTTAACAAGAGTTAGGATTTAACGCTTAAGGAAGGAAATGTGAATTACACAAATCAAAATGACATTTCAGCCCTAAATAAAACCAGCGCCTGCTTTTGCATTTTGCCCCACTAATTCAGCAGGACGAATTATTTTGtaagtaatttaatttcacttttgtaAACCTCATTATTgtcagaaattaaaaaataaccaaGTCCCCAGAGTAacgttttaatgcattaaaatgtcaaatcGTGACAAATTAACTTCTCTACGTGGTCTTATTTAAATAGTTTGCATTACTTTACTCTCGTCACGGCCTTATATAATTATGCTTGTTTGGGACCAGTATATGGTAGGAGTGAAGGACTTTAGTCCAAGAAGAGAGTCACTGTTGGGCTTTTGTTCTTGGTTGCAACTTGCTTGATCGGCCCATTAGGCACATCAAGATCATGAGCGTGCTTAATATCGCCAGTGCACAATTCTCTCTGAGCGATTTTGCCAACTGCAAAAGATGCTGCTTGGGTATTAAAATCTACAAAATGACAAATCGTTTAATCATTGCGCATTTCTTTACGGTCAGAAAGAGCAAAGTTTTCCAGAATAAGAGAGGAAACCTCTACCTATGGAGGGAGGGGGCAATCTGAGCGCTCGTAAGTCCAGGCAAGCACGCGGTCTGTACTATTAGGAGTAGCCTACTATGTATGTATgcaactttgtgtgtgtgtctcagatAACACAAGATCATTACCATGTGCAAATTTAAACTGTGCCCCAAGGCTATGAAACTAATGAATCGAGCATTGCAGTGTTTCTAATTCGTGGCCATTTggatgtatttttgttttttaatgtgatCCGACGACATGCTAGTTGCAAAGAGGTGCTTAGTCACTTAAAGGAAAATGCGATATACACTACAATGTTTACATGTTCCTCTTGGGGGTGTGCACAAGTGCAGGCGCGAGTGCAGACTGCCGTGCGCGTGCATGCGCGTGAGAAATAGCCCACCGACAGGAGGAGATACTGACTTCgggaaaatataaacatattggCACATCAAACAGTAGGGGCGAATACGGAATGCATTATGTCggaggtgattttttttttttttttttcgaaataTGTTCATATTCTCCTTCCACGGGTTATTAGGTTTTGAGATATGTGAATGATGgtaataaaatgaattgttCGACTCTATTTAACACTCTATCTATTCAAACGTTCTGGTACATTTTCATTCATGCACCGTTAGAGTAGTAGTAGAAAGTGTTATGTATTGATCCGTACAATGGAATGCACATTTTTGAAGGAAGTCGTTTCGCTCGCCTGTTATCCTCATTACTCCTGTTTCCCCCagaaaataaaagcacaacaatCATATCCATGGACAAACGCCATTACAATGCGGCTATGTTAGATTATTTGATGGATATGACTGTTAACTAAGATATCCGTGCCTGATTTTGTCAGTTTGCCCGTTGTGGTTACCTCAATATTCAAAGTGCATTTAAGACAAactagctattaaaaaaaaaaaaaaagtcaagtcaaAATCCACACACGTAATATGCCTAATAACACCACATTAAAAGCGCACAGAGAACATAACATGCTACCGCCGCAAATATATGTTTTCCTTGTTTTGGATATAGCACAAAAATACGTTAGGAAAACATTAACGATTCTAACATAATACAGAGGCTTATGAATTGTCACAAGGAATAAATATCTGATGGTTTTTTGGGGGGTGGGGGGAATCGGAATTTTACCACATGGgcagaacaaaaatatatacatatattaaatataaatcttagGCCCTGGCGACTGCTTGGAAAACAAAAGGGTTTATCCGTGAACTCTCTCAGAAGAAGacataatattttgttaataagcTGCTTTTTCGACGCCATCATCTAGTTAAGCAGATAATAAATTTACCGTTTAATTTGAGCGAGACTAGCGAGTTTTGTCTAATTTTCAAATGCAGTCTGAACGCAAAAGTGCGATTCAAATCAATAAGTCAAAGCTTTTCGAGATttgaacattaaacaaaaatcaCATTAGCCTACTTGTAAATTTCTTCAGGGAGTGAACCTTCATTTCATCGTTAGCCGTATTTATTTTCCTAAGCGTCTTGCTTGAGAACGAAAAATGACAATGTACTTTCCAACAAGTTACATAACAGTCAAGGCGAGCCTTACGTAACTATTAACCTTAACCTGCACTTATGCAGCCCTAAATAACGGTTGGTTCCATATTTTTAAGCCTCTCAGTATGTTTTCCATAGCCAGATATTGAGCTGCATTTAAATTCACTGCTGAACTTTATGTGATTGTTGCACAGCTGTTGTCTAGAGATGGATGCATCGCTGTTCTTTCTCTGTAATGTAAAAGTAGCTGACAGTTTTCTCCTCTCATTCATATGCGCTTGACCTCTCTCTGACTTCATCGCTGTCTTGTTCGGATGAACACGTTGAAATGAGAGTAGGATgataaaaaaagacatttaaacgTGAACGCAGAGTGCAAATTGACAACAGTGCGCCAGAGAGTCTGTGGAGTGTGACTGTTATTTTGCATTGAGAtggatgattattattatgagtATTTATCATTGCTTTGTAAAGAAAGCAGTATAGATTGGTAGTGCAAAGACATGCAAATAGGTCATTCTTCTTGTTTTGAAAGGTCAGGGGAGCATGCAGAGAAATGTAACATATTTTACCGTAATATGCAACATTAACTGAGCGACCGAGAACTTGTCTCTAAAAagtcaacatttgaaaataataataatttcagtcTCCCTGCTTAGACAATACACTCTTATATGTAgttaaagaaataatttacattGTTAATTTTGTAATTACATGTAATTCCACTTGTTAGTACTATATATACAAAGTAATTTACTGTTCTCGttattattaccattttaatCAGTCTATCTTTGCATGTGTAGCATGGACACTGTAAGAGAAATGCTAGCGAATAACTTTATATTGTTGGGATCCAACAAGAGATGTCTGGTTAACCTAGCCAAATGTTTCTCGAGTATGTGCCCCTATGCACACGCCATACTGTGTTTTCTTCACTCTGCCCACAGCTTGGATTCACACTGCTAAAGAAAGAGCCGTCAACTAACATGAGTCATAAGGGTTTTTGTGACCCCTCCAGCATTAGTTGTGGACACCATGACACACTATTAAGTTTGGACCACAGAAGATTTGTGGAGGCGCTGACATTGTCTATGTTGTCGTGTTCCCCTGACACGTTGCTAAATGGGGTCATTCCAATTAGTTGTTTGGGACAGGGCTGGACTTCTTCAGGGATGTTCACACACTGTCTCAGTGTCTAGGGGAAAAATACCAAAATAGGAAATCCATGAAAatcaatgtatttaattttcatattgcatGTGTTTCTATCGCAAACATAAAacaatcaaatttaaattaaaatgctatagCTACATAAAGGATACGCAAATgctaaatatatgaaaattatcatttcaaaatatttaaataacagtttaaatattaattcaaaatattaaatcagTAGACTGCACGTTTGCAGAATaaacaaatcagttttttttgtttggataCCTGTCGTGTGGCTAAGCGAAGTCTTTTTATGAGTTATGTTATTGGGGGGATTGGTATTTTATTTACTCGTCTCAGATGAGAGCAGCTTGTGGACATCTGCTCTTTTAATTGCATCTCATCagtataataaatgttaaagtcTGGAGGTGAGGCAATAGATTGGAACACTCAGATAATGGCCCTTCAAATGGAGTCTCAGAAGGTTATTCATTAAAGAAGTAATTTGTAaacttaatgcacttataaaATAGCTTAATATTGGGTCTTTTTGCATTTCTTGGGCCAGACATTAAAGGCAGAGAATAAGAGAGTGCATGTTTCCAAATTAAAAACTAGACGGCCAGACCTACATCATCACATCCGGGAAAATTTGTGTGAGCAAACGTGTTTTTTAATATAAGGCATAACATGCTCATAAACTGCAAGATGGACATTTTGTGAAGggggttttgtttgttttctagccagttaaaaaaaaaaaaaaattatatctcaaataattttaacaaattatgTATGGGCTTTACAGAGTTGTGAAGTTCTTAAAATGTCCTTTCAAAGAGTGTATGCTGAGAACTGTATGCATTTCAAGCATCCAGTGAAGTTTTCAGGCTCTTCATTAAATCAGAATACAGAGAACTAATTAAAACATGCTGTAGAATGCTCCCCAATTAACATAATCATTGACCTCATTAATATTGTGCATTGAACCAGAGAAGGGAAGTTTGGGCTCTTTGTAATTAGATACAAAGATATGTTTGCATCTCGGAAACAGTTGTTCAGAACATCAAACACACCTTGGCATAAAGATAACAGAGAGAAGCTCATTTTGGAGGGAAAATGTTTGTAGACGAAAGTTATTAAAATGGACTTCACAAATAGCTATGCAATCTCAGACTATCTGAGTGTATACTTGATGAACGTTAGAGGTCAGAAATGAAGTGCACAACCCTCTGTTGTCATGACCTAGAAATGACCGGAATATAATAGTTTGCCATTGGTTTACCACTGATTAGATATGCTGATAACAATAGCGTTTGATGGCTGCCTCATGCATTCCAACTTTGTTGACTATAAAACATTCCCAATCACACATTAAATGCTAGCCATATAGTGTATATCGCAAAAATTAAAACCTTTATATTATATGCTCTGGCAAATAATTTTTCGATTTTGGTATTAAAAGACTAATAATGCAGATGTAGCTACACTGAGCTTTTGTTTTGGCCTCAAAAGTTACAGCCTTGGCTTTGTAAGAGCAACAATCACTCAAGTCAGTGTTGGAGGAAAAATAACTTCAGAccagaacacacacaaatcaccaTCAGTGATTGAAATTCCAGAATAGCTAGTAAAAATTTTGTAATCTGTTCCTCTGATGACCTCGTATATCGGAGTTACCGCAGACTTCGTAAACAAGACTAATAAGGTAAGTCAAAAATCTCAATAAATCATTTTGGCATGGTTTTGTGGTCTTTGGATCCGCTTGACGTTCCCTAACCATTGTCTTCAAAGTGTTGTGTGTTGTAATACAAACTTTTTGTAACATGATACAAAGGATAATATACCATACCTTTCAAACTGAagagaaaacattattttagaaaactGTACATATAAGTGTGATGAACCCATTCCTGAGTTCTGCTATTTATCTCAAGTGTTCATGAAATGCTCTGTTCATCTTATTTCACTGTATGTTTTCCTCATGTTCTAGGACTAGAGGACAAGCTGGACAGAGCTTGCTGCACATGTTGCAACACTTCTCCATAATTTGGCATAGCAAGAGTTGAAATTTCACAATTCATAGTCATACTAACAAGTGCTATTTtgtctgttatttttttttcttttttttcccccaatacAGAATATCAACTGTTTctatcctgaaaaaaagaaaaagactcATGTTGTCCAACTGTTATTTTTGAAAGGAGAGATCATGTCACTTTAGgaagaagaaggaaaaaaaaactttatagaGTAATAACATAgtaattactatattattactagataataaacttttttaaaatcacacacacatacacacacatatacatataaatacagatacagatacatacaaatatataagtAATTTACTGTTATAAATTCCGTATAGCAAAAATTACACTTCCAATTGTATCCAAATGTATCAAAAGTTATcctacaatttatttatttatttattttgagatattcctgtgaagcaaaatCCTGGCTTGATTCATAACCAACTGTGCTTCAAGCTAATAATATAGTTAATTGCTGGCGCTAACATGGCTGTTGACATTCAACATACACAACATTCAATTTTAtgttaatgtattcattttatatctCCCCCTCTAAAAGTATCTACCATAGAGCAGTGTTTTTATATAACACCATAAGGGATTAtaacatcaaatatttattttatctaattGTTAGAGGTTATGTTGAAAAAATGACTGAATAggaacacacacatgcatatataaacCAGAAAAGACGCACATATTGTATTAGGCAGGAAAGATGATCCTTCACGCCAGATGCGACTACAGTTATGCAGATAACACCATTTGTGCAAGCAGACCGGAGCTTAGTCGTTCGGATTCAGCTACCTTCTCATGATTGATAATTATCAGCCCAAATACCTTGGCTTGGTCCAGGTGGCTGCCATTTATTACGCTTCTTTTCTTTGCTCTAATTAATTACTAATTGATTTTAGCACCTGCATTGGCAAagcagacctttttttttttttggtttctcAAATAAGCATTGTTTAACACTTGAAACTACAATCTTGCTTGTTATGTCTCTGTCCACCTGACTACATAATTACAGATTTTCCTTCTTCTATACATTCTTCTATTTGCAAGCTAGCTATTCTGTTTAGCTagacat
This region includes:
- the zic1 gene encoding zinc finger protein ZIC 1 yields the protein MLLDAGPQYPTIGVTTFGSTRHHSTGEVTDREVALGINPFADGMGAFKINHSSHDLGSGQTAFSSQAPGYAAAAALGHHHHPTHVSSYSTAAFNSTRDFLFRNRGFGDATSAQHSLFASAAGSFAGPHGHSDAAGHLLFPGLHEQAATHASSNVVNSQMRLGFSGDMYGRAEQYGHVASPRSEHYASTQLHGYGPMNMNMAAHHGAGAFFRYMRQPIKQELICKWVEPEQLTNPKKSCNKTFSTMHELVTHLTVEHVGGPEQSNHICFWEECPREGKPFKAKYKLVNHIRVHTGEKPFPCPFPGCGKVFARSENLKIHKRTHTGEKPFKCEFEGCDRRFANSSDRKKHMHVHTSDKPYLCKMCDKSYTHPSSLRKHMKVHESSSQGSQPSPAASSGYESSTPPTIVSPSTENQSSSSISPASSTVHHTSSHSTLSSNFNEWYV